One Hypanus sabinus isolate sHypSab1 unplaced genomic scaffold, sHypSab1.hap1 scaffold_390, whole genome shotgun sequence genomic region harbors:
- the LOC132388726 gene encoding muscarinic acetylcholine receptor M2-like, whose protein sequence is MANSTQTNSPLSNLTDIERGSAYKTVELIFILIVALSLSLVTIIGNILVMLSIKVNRQLQTINNNFIFSLACADLIIGVFSMNLYTMYSIIGYWPMGPLVCDLWLALDYVAGYASIMNLLIISFDRYFCVTKPLSYPVKRTTKMARMMIAAAWVLSFILWAPTILFWQFIVGGRTVKVGECHIQFFSNPVVTFGTGIAAFYLPVITMTILYVHISRASKSRIKKDKEQPESNKGTISPSLERGKIMKPNNNNMSSAPDVLQNVEVQNGKAAGKVITYHCGQGEEMGVCNHTTSLSVVPSIQKEEGTIDESTKVSSAQRHFSNRNSKLFGIKDVTKVKKSDYSATTLEMVSDNSTNSGKNRELAAAHMIIKMTNTPAKKKKGAVTRENKVTRTILAILLACIITWTPYSVMVLINTLCSVCVPNTVWSIGYWLCYINSTLNPACYALCNATFKKTFKHLLFCQYKNIGAAR, encoded by the coding sequence ATGGCAAATTCAACGCAGACAAATTCACCTCTCAGCAACCTAACAGACATTGAAAGAGGGAGCGCTTACAAAACAGTTGAACTAATCTTCATTTTGATTGTAGCATTATCTTTGAGTCTGGTGACCATTATCGGAAACATTCTGGTTATGCTTTCTATTAAAGTAAACAGACAGTTACAAACAATTAACAACAATTTTATTTTCAGTTTAGCCTGTGCTGATTTAATCATTGGTGTGTTCTCTATGAACCTTTACACCATGTACAGCATCATTGGCTACTGGCCCATGGGCCCATTGGTGTGTGATTTATGGCTGGCTCTAGATTACGTTGCTGGTTATGCATCTATCATGAACCTGCTTATCATCAGCTTTGACCGATATTTCTGTGTGACAAAGCCTCTCAGCTACCCTGTGAAGAGAACCACCAAGATGGCACGGATGATGATTGCAGCTGCTTGGGTGCTGTCATTTATCCTCTGGGCTCCTACCATTCTCTTCTGGCAGTTCATTGTAGGTGGACGGACAGTTAAAGTGGGTGAGTGTCATATACAGTTCTTCTCAAATCCAGTTGTCACTTTTGGCACTGGAATAGCAGCCTTCTATCTACCTGTTATTACCATGACTATTTTGTATGTGCACATATCCCGTGCTAGCAAGAGTCGGATCAAGAAGGATAAGGAACAGCCAGAGTCAAACAAAGGCACCATCTCTCCCAGTCTAGAGCGAGGCAAAATAATGAAACCGAATAATAACAACATGTCAAGTGCACCTGATGTATTGCAGAATGTCGAAGTACAAAATGGCAAGGCAGCTGGTAAAGTAATTACGTATCACTGTGGCCAAGGAGAGGAAATGGGGGTTTGCAATCACACGACTTCCCTTAGTGTCGTCCCTTCCATCCAGAAGGAGGAAGGAACGATTGATGAGAGCACAAAGGTCTCCAGTGCACAAAGACATTTTAGCAATCGCAACTCCAAGCTCTTCGGCATAAAAGATGTCACGAAAGTTAAAAAGAGTGACTACAGTGCTACTACACTTGAAATGGTGTCAGACAACAGCACCAACAGTGGTAAAAACAGAGAGCTCGCCGCAGCCCACATGATCATTAAAATGACAAACACCCCTGCTAAGAAAAAGAAGGGAGCTGTAACCCGGGAGAATAAGGTGACCAGGACAATCTTGGCTATTCTGCTGGCATGTATTATCACCTGGACGCCATACAGTGTCATGGTACTCATTAACACTTTATGTTCAGTCTGCGTCCCTAACACAGTATGGAGTATTGGATACTGGCTCTGTTACATCAACAGTACTCTCAACCCAGCCTGCTATGCACTATGCAATGCTACCTTCAAGAAAACCTTCAAGCATCTTCTCTTCTGCCAATATAAAAATATTGGAGCAGCAAGATAA